The Gemmata palustris genome includes a region encoding these proteins:
- a CDS encoding MgtC/SapB family protein, with translation MDLLNFTGNVALAAFLGTVIGLERQLRQHPAGLRTNALVSTGAALFVTLTQLQGDTNSPTRIASYIVSGVGFLGGGVILKEGTNVRGLTTAAGLWCSAAVGTMAGIGFGLHAAIGTGFVLLVVLGLKPIAKWVDQRKSRLQSTPAYYQLRVTCQDRDHSLVRSVLARHLGSVPGVVLTGTAVGKPKKKKTVLRADVTATPENDRAIQDTVARLLIEPGVRSASWAKVAAPLE, from the coding sequence TTGGACCTGCTGAACTTCACTGGGAACGTAGCGCTGGCCGCGTTCCTCGGTACCGTGATCGGTTTGGAGCGGCAGCTCCGTCAGCACCCCGCCGGGCTGCGGACGAACGCACTCGTGAGCACCGGTGCGGCCCTCTTTGTCACACTCACGCAACTCCAGGGCGATACGAACAGCCCCACGCGGATCGCGTCCTACATCGTGAGCGGCGTCGGGTTCCTCGGCGGCGGCGTGATTCTCAAGGAAGGCACCAACGTCCGCGGGTTGACCACTGCGGCCGGGCTGTGGTGCAGCGCCGCGGTCGGCACGATGGCCGGCATCGGGTTCGGGCTGCACGCGGCCATCGGCACCGGGTTCGTGCTCCTGGTCGTTCTGGGACTGAAGCCGATCGCAAAATGGGTCGACCAGCGCAAGTCGCGGTTGCAGAGCACCCCGGCGTACTACCAGTTGCGCGTGACGTGTCAGGACCGCGACCACTCGCTCGTTCGCTCCGTGCTCGCCCGGCACCTCGGTTCGGTTCCCGGCGTGGTGCTAACGGGCACCGCGGTCGGCAAGCCGAAGAAGAAAAAGACCGTGCTCCGCGCGGACGTGACCGCGACCCCGGAGAACGACCGGGCCATTCAGGACACGGTGGCCCGGCTCCTCATCGAACCGGGCGTGCGTTCCGCGAGTTGGGCGAAGGTTGCGGCCCCGCTGGAATAA
- a CDS encoding FkbM family methyltransferase, with protein MPNVSYAQNREDVLLNRVFPGTVGFYIDIGAADPVELSVTKWFYDRGWNGINIEPQAGYFAALSAARPRDINVNALLSDARHDVTFYEFPDRPLLSTPDAALAAEFKKAGVPVISRTLQAVTLAEVCERYVRGPIDFLKIDVEGHELSVLRGADFSRWRPVVLVIEATESERSTPNHGPWEPLVLAADYLFATFDGLNRYYVRAEDAHLVPRLQLPINLFDEPYVPAERLAERAMWDAERAAWAAERVMWTTERAGWVARVEEQAADRVAERTLWAAERADLLERVRWLDGQLHLYRAA; from the coding sequence ATGCCGAACGTTTCTTACGCCCAGAACCGCGAAGACGTCCTCCTCAACCGCGTGTTCCCCGGTACGGTCGGGTTCTACATCGACATCGGCGCGGCCGACCCGGTCGAACTGTCCGTCACCAAATGGTTCTACGATCGCGGGTGGAACGGGATCAACATCGAACCGCAGGCCGGGTACTTCGCCGCGCTCAGCGCCGCCCGCCCGCGGGACATCAACGTGAACGCGCTCCTGTCAGACGCGCGCCACGACGTCACGTTCTACGAGTTCCCGGACCGGCCGCTCCTGTCCACCCCGGACGCGGCCCTGGCCGCCGAATTCAAGAAGGCCGGGGTTCCCGTTATCAGCCGCACGCTCCAGGCCGTTACCCTGGCCGAAGTGTGCGAGCGCTACGTGCGCGGCCCGATCGACTTCCTCAAGATCGACGTCGAGGGGCACGAATTGTCGGTACTCCGCGGGGCCGACTTCAGCCGCTGGCGCCCGGTGGTGCTGGTGATCGAAGCGACCGAGTCGGAGCGCTCGACCCCGAACCACGGCCCCTGGGAGCCCCTGGTCCTCGCGGCCGACTACCTGTTCGCCACGTTCGACGGGCTGAACCGCTATTACGTCCGGGCGGAAGACGCGCACTTGGTTCCCCGGCTCCAGTTGCCGATTAACTTGTTCGACGAACCCTACGTGCCGGCGGAACGGCTCGCGGAGCGGGCCATGTGGGACGCGGAGCGCGCGGCCTGGGCCGCCGAGCGGGTCATGTGGACCACCGAGCGCGCGGGCTGGGTCGCCCGGGTCGAGGAGCAGGCCGCGGACCGGGTCGCGGAACGGACCCTCTGGGCCGCGGAACGGGCCGATCTGTTGGAGCGGGTCCGCTGGCTCGACGGGCAACTCCACTTGTACCGGGCCGCGTGA